One stretch of Streptomyces agglomeratus DNA includes these proteins:
- a CDS encoding integrase has product MTLALASGDDPYLLPVPTPDSLVVLPQWISAGNTNPNGRYQESIWPLGPLIDRPGASLAKIHWRHCPDRLEWQIRQVTWILLNGQLRPTYLQTRGIRARPRGSATEMRETCYEWMRLARWLHTAGIKNLRDCTDDHWAAYAADRFSAKISRHHASETLSRLADLWAFDQLCTRPVGVTQPPWERHGIDDYLPSSASRDAGENTTEPLDPKVLGPLLMWAIRMVDGFADDVLSAWAERLHLQQLATSNPSTLEGLAALDAYLLPRLAAGEGLPATGRQGRTVLNTSFIAATVGCSINQVNGFRQRHRLSTPQPGPCPLQVPVTGQINGRPWREHLDFNEAPTLMRHLSTAAMIVCLYLTGMRPQEVQGLRSGCCPDPEDGGRHLIRSHHYKNVTDADGQHVSAGEERDVPWVAITPVVRAIRVLERMVPEGELLFSSAHHDFVRGRQFSGALKNAGMNQRIESFVAWINREAESQGLPDQGVPEDPHGAIGLGRFRRTLAWHIARRPGGLVALAIQYGHMRTVLDARTSSGYGSRSRRGIHSVLDVETALAAADTAARLRDRLATGEKISGPAARRALTAAVQAPRFEGRTVTQKFARQAADYLARDGLVLFDNPDASLICVFKRDNALCEPGPDATAPNQFDCRPGCGNAVRLDSHANELLEETNRLNQLAAHAPQPLARRLRAAAEQHRDTADTHHATAHPAEALT; this is encoded by the coding sequence ATGACCCTTGCTCTTGCCTCCGGTGACGATCCCTATCTGCTGCCGGTCCCGACCCCGGACAGTCTCGTCGTCCTTCCTCAATGGATCAGTGCCGGCAATACCAACCCCAACGGCCGCTACCAGGAGTCGATCTGGCCGCTGGGCCCGCTCATCGACAGGCCCGGCGCCAGCCTGGCCAAGATCCACTGGAGGCATTGCCCGGATCGCCTGGAGTGGCAGATCAGGCAGGTGACCTGGATCTTGCTGAACGGCCAGTTGCGGCCCACTTACCTCCAGACTCGCGGAATCCGCGCCCGGCCAAGAGGCTCCGCCACCGAGATGCGCGAGACCTGCTATGAATGGATGAGGCTCGCCCGCTGGCTGCACACCGCCGGCATCAAGAATCTTCGAGACTGTACCGACGATCACTGGGCCGCCTACGCCGCAGACCGCTTCAGCGCCAAAATCTCGCGGCACCACGCCAGCGAGACCCTGAGCCGGTTGGCCGATCTTTGGGCGTTCGACCAGCTCTGCACTCGCCCCGTCGGCGTCACCCAACCGCCCTGGGAACGACACGGCATCGACGACTATCTACCCTCGTCCGCATCGCGGGACGCCGGTGAGAACACGACCGAGCCGCTGGACCCCAAGGTCCTGGGGCCGCTGCTGATGTGGGCCATCCGCATGGTCGACGGCTTCGCCGACGACGTCCTGTCCGCCTGGGCGGAGCGGCTCCATCTGCAGCAGCTGGCCACCTCCAACCCGAGTACGCTCGAAGGACTGGCCGCGCTGGACGCCTACCTCCTGCCCCGACTCGCTGCGGGCGAGGGGCTTCCGGCCACCGGGCGTCAAGGCAGAACTGTCCTCAACACCTCTTTCATCGCGGCCACCGTCGGCTGCAGCATCAACCAGGTCAACGGATTTCGGCAACGCCATCGCCTCAGCACGCCGCAGCCCGGCCCGTGTCCGCTGCAGGTTCCGGTGACAGGGCAGATCAACGGCAGGCCCTGGCGCGAGCACCTCGACTTCAACGAGGCCCCGACCCTGATGCGGCACCTGTCCACCGCCGCGATGATCGTCTGCCTCTACCTGACCGGCATGCGGCCGCAGGAAGTACAAGGTCTGCGGTCCGGCTGCTGCCCCGACCCCGAAGACGGCGGCCGCCATCTCATCCGCAGTCACCACTACAAGAACGTCACCGACGCCGACGGCCAGCACGTCTCGGCCGGTGAGGAACGGGATGTCCCCTGGGTCGCCATCACCCCGGTCGTCCGTGCGATCCGAGTCCTTGAACGCATGGTCCCCGAGGGCGAGCTGCTCTTCAGTTCCGCCCATCACGACTTTGTCCGTGGCCGCCAGTTCAGCGGCGCCTTGAAGAACGCCGGTATGAACCAGCGGATCGAGAGCTTCGTCGCGTGGATCAACCGGGAAGCAGAATCCCAAGGGCTACCAGACCAGGGCGTTCCCGAAGATCCTCACGGCGCCATCGGGCTCGGGCGGTTCCGTCGGACCCTGGCATGGCACATCGCCCGCAGACCTGGCGGACTCGTCGCGCTCGCGATCCAGTACGGCCACATGCGCACCGTCCTCGACGCCCGTACCTCCAGCGGCTACGGCAGCCGAAGCCGCCGCGGCATCCACAGCGTCCTCGACGTCGAGACCGCCCTGGCTGCCGCTGACACCGCCGCGCGGCTGCGGGACCGCCTCGCCACCGGCGAGAAGATCTCCGGACCCGCCGCCCGACGGGCCCTCACCGCCGCCGTCCAGGCGCCACGATTCGAGGGCCGTACCGTCACCCAGAAGTTCGCCAGACAGGCCGCCGACTACCTGGCCCGCGACGGCCTGGTCCTCTTCGACAACCCCGACGCTTCCCTGATCTGCGTCTTCAAGCGCGACAACGCGCTTTGCGAACCAGGCCCCGACGCAACCGCCCCGAACCAGTTCGACTGCCGCCCCGGCTGCGGGAACGCCGTCCGCCTCGACAGTCACGCGAACGAACTGCTGGAAGAGACCAACCGCCTCAACCAACTCGCGGCGCACGCCCCTCAGCCGCTGGCCAGGCGCCTCCGCGCCGCCGCCGAACAGCATCGCGATACCGCCGACACTCACCACGCCACCGCTCACCCCGCCGAGGCTCTGACATGA
- a CDS encoding M15 family metallopeptidase gives MSASSIVLMSDRRVAAIPVQERGEVLLDARVHGLMVDDRKQDAAGAWAHVRRGVLTRLQQAQALLPGGVQLLFIEGYRPPSLQRRYFDEYSDELARAHPDWQAAELREAASRFVSPPEIAPHSAGAAVDVTLVDHQGRELDMGTRVNASPEESDGACYTDAPNLSGRARTNRATLGGVLSTAGLINYGTEWCSQSSSCVQE, from the coding sequence ATGAGCGCCAGCAGCATCGTCTTGATGTCCGACCGGCGGGTCGCCGCGATCCCTGTCCAGGAGCGCGGCGAGGTCCTCCTCGATGCCCGCGTGCACGGCCTGATGGTCGACGACCGCAAGCAGGACGCTGCGGGCGCCTGGGCCCACGTCCGCCGCGGCGTGCTCACGCGGCTCCAGCAGGCGCAAGCGCTGCTCCCCGGCGGTGTGCAGTTGCTGTTCATCGAGGGCTACCGGCCCCCGTCCCTGCAGCGCCGGTACTTCGATGAGTACTCCGACGAGCTCGCGCGCGCCCATCCGGACTGGCAGGCCGCCGAGCTTCGGGAGGCCGCCAGCCGCTTCGTATCGCCTCCGGAGATCGCGCCGCACTCCGCCGGCGCAGCCGTCGACGTGACGCTCGTCGACCACCAGGGCCGCGAGCTGGACATGGGCACGCGCGTCAACGCCTCCCCGGAGGAGTCCGACGGCGCCTGCTACACCGACGCCCCCAACCTGAGCGGCCGGGCCCGCACTAACCGGGCCACCCTGGGCGGCGTGCTGTCCACCGCCGGGTTGATCAACTACGGCACGGAGTGGTGTTCCCAGTCAAGTTCTTGTGTTCAAGAATAG
- a CDS encoding GNAT family N-acetyltransferase, with protein sequence MNADTAPTAAAEPRDAAGRPPVRAATPADAEAFTRMRSEHVLSAPFTEDWVRQCTDELAPRLTPQGDARAFVVDAADGTMAACALGLIHPVLAAPAYPRGRAARVQLVATHPDHRRRGYARAVVSALLDHLADVEDVTLFELHTSTEAAPLYREFGFSGSPALMRMTRHRQRAGGVPGAQPDSTWVPPQQYADALPRAAAYVCLYVTDEDDRPLQLHSVYSPGHPWHMIGGAMDLGERPWDAVVRECREETGMIAAGPARLLATVFGLPPEQRPYSTLQLIFDGGRLTAEQIRGITLNPREHDEARVLPLAEWEALMPARDFVRLRAVEEARRTGVAAYVDTWGNA encoded by the coding sequence GTGAACGCCGACACGGCCCCCACTGCCGCGGCCGAGCCGCGCGACGCCGCCGGACGGCCTCCGGTCCGCGCGGCAACCCCCGCTGACGCCGAAGCCTTCACCCGGATGCGCTCCGAACATGTCCTGTCCGCACCGTTCACCGAGGACTGGGTCCGGCAGTGCACGGACGAGCTGGCGCCACGGCTCACGCCGCAGGGAGATGCCCGGGCCTTCGTCGTCGACGCCGCGGACGGCACGATGGCCGCCTGCGCCCTCGGCCTGATCCACCCCGTACTCGCGGCTCCGGCCTACCCCCGGGGCCGGGCAGCCCGCGTGCAGCTCGTCGCCACGCACCCGGACCACCGGCGACGCGGTTACGCCCGGGCCGTCGTATCCGCACTCCTCGACCACCTCGCCGACGTCGAAGACGTCACCCTGTTCGAACTGCACACCAGCACGGAGGCCGCGCCCCTGTACCGGGAGTTCGGCTTCAGCGGCAGCCCGGCACTGATGCGGATGACCCGCCACCGTCAACGTGCCGGTGGCGTGCCCGGTGCGCAGCCGGACTCGACGTGGGTGCCGCCGCAGCAGTACGCCGACGCACTGCCCCGGGCGGCCGCGTACGTGTGCCTCTACGTCACCGACGAGGACGACCGGCCGCTCCAGCTGCACTCCGTCTACTCCCCCGGCCACCCCTGGCACATGATCGGCGGCGCGATGGATCTGGGCGAGCGGCCCTGGGACGCGGTGGTGCGCGAGTGCCGAGAAGAGACCGGCATGATCGCCGCCGGGCCGGCCCGGCTGCTGGCCACCGTGTTCGGGCTGCCCCCGGAGCAGCGGCCGTACAGCACGCTGCAGCTGATCTTCGACGGCGGGCGCCTGACCGCTGAACAGATCCGGGGCATCACCCTCAATCCGCGCGAGCACGACGAGGCCCGTGTCCTGCCCCTGGCCGAGTGGGAGGCCTTGATGCCGGCCCGCGATTTCGTGCGGCTGCGCGCCGTGGAGGAGGCCCGCCGCACGGGCGTGGCCGCATACGTCGACACCTGGGGGAACGCATGA